In Crassostrea angulata isolate pt1a10 chromosome 6, ASM2561291v2, whole genome shotgun sequence, a genomic segment contains:
- the LOC128188652 gene encoding proton-coupled folate transporter-like translates to MKLSVFSCGFSFIVVDLIFFLYKTGESMLDATTRPYLVRAVCYEIFKDEKGKNETTCMNLNEYPVLEDYIQSQSANYLVYFRLLLNIPAIALSLFCGSYSDRYGRKIPILLPSLGSVFAVLLYMTSNLVPEHRIALILGGSAVQGFFGKSSVITMAVNSFVFDLSDPGDRTRNLGKLLAMNFFGLFMGSLFSGIFQDVLDLNAAFVSVVVLHGASIMFTIILVDETVNRKEVDEEDRKSRCELCEVFRLSNIKETLAVLIKPRSGNLRLIILTLFMISLVNQTCKVGEMDINLLFVTRSPLNWSKSWYGYLLSLDYAVMGLCLFIFLPLFSNKFMLSDVTIMIVGIGCKFVRLIWAGFCDESWMVFISVAIGAMAGMITSALRSLVSKAVHTDEAGKMFSLLACGETCSKFLGTVIFVNLYSVTAHIFPGIAFLVESFVYLVLLGILILMFRDLRDLQSCDLLQSLKDQPDYGATGNHQSKGDKRLPEIDEMEEEQPHPSMYQATTP, encoded by the coding sequence ATGAAGTTGTCCGTGTTTTCGTGTGGATTTAGCTTTATCGTCGTGGACCTCATCTTCTTCCTGTACAAGACCGGAGAATCGATGCTGGATGCGACGACCAGGCCGTACCTTGTCCGTGCGGTGTGTTATGAGATATTCAAAGACGAGAAAGGCAAAAATGAGACCACTTGCATGAACTTAAACGAATACCCAGTCCTTGAAGACTATATACAGAGTCAGTCCGCCAATTATCTGGTGTACTTCAGACTGCTTCTGAACATTCCCGCCATAGCACTGTCTCTGTTCTGTGGATCGTACAGCGATCGCTACGGGAGAAAAATCCCGATCTTGCTCCCCAGCCTCGGGAGTGTGTTCGCCGTACTTTTGTACATGACCAGCAATCTGGTGCCTGAACACCGGATAGCTCTCATCCTCGGGGGGTCGGCTGTACAGGGATTCTTTGGAAAGAGCTCCGTCATAACGATGGCCGTCAACAGCTTCGTGTTCGATTTGTCAGACCCGGGGGATCGCACGCGGAACCTCGGGAAACTCCTGGCCATGAACTTTTTCGGACTGTTTATGGGGTCGTTGTTTTCAGGTATTTTCCAAGATGTCCTTGACCTGAATGCTGCCTTTGTGTCGGTCGTGGTTCTCCACGGAGCTTCCATCATGTTTACGATCATTTTAGTGGATGAGACAGTGAATCGTAAGGAAGTGGACGAGGAAGACCGGAAGTCTCGATGTGAGTTGTGTGAAGTGTTCAGACTGTCAAACATTAAGGAGACACTGGCTGTTCTGATCAAGCCTCGCTCTGGAAACCTCCGACTTATCATTCTGACGTTGTTTATGATATCACTAGTGAACCAGACGTGTAAGGTGGGGGAAATGGACATCAACCTTCTGTTCGTCACTCGGAGTCCCCTGAACTGGTCCAAGTCCTGGTATGGGTATCTCTTGTCTCTGGACTACGCAGTGATGGGGCTTTGCTTATTCATTTTCCTGCCTTTATTCTCCAATAAGTTCATGCTCTCTGACGTTACCATTATGATAGTAGGAATCGGCTGTAAGTTCGTGCGCCTGATCTGGGCCGGTTTTTGTGACGAATCTTGGATGGTCTTCATCTCCGTGGCTATAGGTGCGATGGCGGGAATGATCACGTCTGCTCTACGGTCCTTGGTCAGCAAGGCCGTGCACACAGACGAGGCGGGAAAAATGTTCTCTCTCCTGGCATGCGGCGAAACGTGCTCAAAATTCTTAGGAACCGTTATATTTGTTAACCTGTATAGCGTCACGGCGCATATATTCCCCGGCATAGCGTTCTTGGTTGAATCCTTTGTCTATCTTGTTTTACTAGGAATTCTAATTCTTATGTTTAGAGATCTGCGTGACCTTCAGAGCTGTGACCTTTTACAATCGCTCAAAGATCAACCGGATTATGGCGCCACCGGAAATCACCAATCAAAAGGAGATAAACGGTTACCGGAAATAGACGAGATGGAGGAGGAGCAGCCCCACCCCTCCATGTACCAGGCTACTACACCTTGA